GGCCCCAGGCTGCCGGAGAGGGACAGTTCCACCCCCTTGGCCTCCGCGTGGCCCACGTTCTGCATCTGGGTGCAGGGCGGGGTGGAACAGGCGGTGGGCTCGATGCGCACGGACTGGATCAGGTCCCGGATGTCGCTATAGAACAGATTGGCTTCGCCCAACCAACGTCCGGCCAGGAGATCGCTGTAACCCACTTCGTAGTTATTGGCCCGCTCCATTTTCAGGTCCGCGTTGGGAATGGCGGTACCCATGCGGTAGGAGTAACGGTCCTTGATGGTGGGGAAGCGGCTTTTCCGAGCCATCGTGGCGTGCAGCTTGCCGGTCTCGGAAGTCTTGTAGAACAGGCCCAGTTGCAGGTCCGTGGCCGAGTTGTCGCTGGGTTTGAAATCCGACACCACCCCGGTTTTGCTGTTGTAGTCCTGGGCTTCCAGGCTTTCCCGCCGGGAGAAGGCCACGCCTCCCACCAGGGAGAGGCGTTCGCCCAACTTCTGGGTATCTTCAAAGGCCACGTCCTGGGTGCGGTCCTTGAAATGGCGCACCGGCTCCCCGGCGTTGTGTTCCCGGTGCACGTCCTCCTTCCAGTGGTAGGCCACCTTCAGCACATTGCTGGCGCTCAGGTCCAGATCGTCTTCCACGCTGGCCCCGTCCGTGTAGTCGTTGTACCAACTCTTGAAGGAAGACTTGAACTTCATGGAGTTGTAATTGCTGTTGTCGAAGGCGAACAGGGAATTCCGGTAGGTATCGTGATAGACCTTGAACTTCAGGGTCTGGCGCTCAAACCGGGTACTGGAAATGAAGTACAGGCTGTCCTTATCCCAGTAGGGCCATTGCCAGTAGCGGGGCGTCTGACCGGCCACCGTGCCCGCATAGGGGGGCGTGCCCTTCACCCCATGCTGGTTGATGTAGTTGATGCTGTATTCGTCCGTGGCGTTGGGGGTGAAACCCAGCTTGAGATTGACCTTGCCGTCCCGGTTGTAGCTGTTGTTCCGGTCCCCCCCGTCTTCCCCCGGGGCTCGGGAAAAGCTGTCGGGCAGGCGGAAATATTCCTGATCCAGATAGGAGGCGCTGGCCTGGAAGTACCAGGAGCCCTGGTTACTGCCCACATTGGCGTAGGCCCGGTAGCCGTTGCCCTCCCCCTTGTCCGTGAGGGTGAAACCGCCCCCCACTTCCCCCTCGAAGGCTTTAGTGGGCCGCCGGCTCACCAGATTAATGGCGCCCCCCAGGGTATTGGGCCCGTAGGCCAGGGAACTGAAGCCCTTAGAAACCTCGATGCGGGACAGGTCAAAGGTGTTGAAACGACCCAGATCCACATAGCCGTCATAGGGCACATACACCGGAATGCCATCCACGAAGACCGGCACCTGGCGCAGGTCAAAGCCCCGCACATAGGCCATCTGCTCGTTGCGGGCCCCCACCTTGCTGATATTCACCCCGGGCAACAAATCCAGGGCCGTGCCCACGGTTTCCCGGTCATGCAGGCGCATTTCCTCCAGGTCCACCACGGCGGAGCCGGGAGCTACCTCCTGGAGGGGGGAACCGTTAACCTGCACCTCCCCCAGGGTAAATACCGGCTCATCCGCCCCCTGGGCCCCGTTCAGCAGCAGGCTCCCCAAGAGGCCTACCCATATTTTCCGTTCCATGCTGTCCCTTTTTTCCCCGGCGGTCGGAAAGCCAACCGTCCGCCAATATGTTGTTGGATATATAACGATTGTCGGAATGCGGGATTCCAAGGGCCCTTTAGCGAAGGCCGTGCCAGGGCCTAGCCATCCGTTATATTTTCAAGGAAACAACCAGATTTGGCGGGGCTTCGGCCATCCCACCCCCATTGACAGCCCCGGGTCAGCAATGCAACACGATGTATCTTTTCGTACATAGCGCACCAGGATAGGGAGGCCCTTCCCCAAACCCGGGTCCGGGCGCTGATCTGCCCCACCCTGTCGGCTCTACGACAAGGGATTCCACCCAGGGCCGCCCGGCCCGCTCCCAGCTCGCCCCCCGGCTTCCCGGCGGGGCAGACCCGGCGCCCCTCTCCGCCCCTCTCCCGGTCCGTGGCACGCTACTCGCTTATATAGCGACATTCGAAGAACAAATTGAAAGGTAGCCCACCATGTCCCACTCTCCCTCCACCCTCCTGCCCTCCCCCGCCCTGGCTGCCGGTTGGCCCAATCCGGCGGCCTGCGATGGGGAACACGAACGTCTGGCCTGGCTGGAGCGGGCCGTGCGGGCCAACGGCATGCTGCCGGTGCCGGCGGCGGAGAGCGGCTCCGCCCGGCGAGCGGTCCAGGAAATGAATAATCTGGCGGGGGAAAGTATTGCGGAATGGGTGGAAGGGGACGTGGGCTGCGGCCTGCGCCTGACCTATCGGGGACGCCGCCTGGCAGTGGCCCTGGTGGCCCTGCGCCAGGAGCAGGACCGGATGCTGGAACGGTTCGGCGAGCACTTCGCCGACGACCTGCGCCTGCTGGACCGGGTGACGGTGCGCACCAGCGCCCGCAACCAGTTTTTCTGCCGGGTGGAACACATTGCGGAACAGGGCATTCAGGACCGGGTCACCCTGCGCCTGCCCGGAGGCCAGGCCCTGCGGGCCAGCGTTACCCGCAACAGCGCCCAATCCCTGGGCCTGACCCCGGGCCAGGAAGCGGTGGCCCTGATCAAAGCCTCCTCCATGCTCCTGGTGGGCTGCGGCGACGGAGAGGATTACAGCGACTACAACCGGCTTTGCGGCCGTATTTCCCGCCTCCAGCGGGACGCGGACATGACCGAGGTGTGCGTGGAACTGGGCGCCGGAGTCACTGCCGTGGCGGTCATGGCCAACGCCCTGGCCGCCAATCTGAGCCTGGGGGGTAATAGCACCCTGGCCTTCCGCCCCTCCGCCGTGATCCTCGGCGTGGTGGCCTGAGCCGGGCCCCACCGGACAGGCGTTCCGACGGGGAAAGCGCCTGCCCGGGGACATCCCTCCGCCCTCTGGGGCGGGCCTGTTCATTGCTTAGTCTCTAGGTAGCGGCTTTTCTTGTCGGGCTTACCACACCCTAGGTGGGGGGCGACCAGAAGGCCGGGGGCCCGCCCCAGGCGCCCTGAAATCAGGGGCGGCAAGGCGCGGGCCCCGCTTGATGTCTGCCAACGAGGCCCCACGGTGTCGGAAACTCCACACAATTCGTCCCCCAACCCACCGGACACCGGGAGTCCCCGGCCCGGTCCGGTGCCCAAGGCAAAGCGGCTACTGGTGCCGATTCCGCCCCTCCAGCTGCCCCCGCCCCTGCCCGGGGCGCTCCGGGAAATGGGGGAAGAAAAGCTGCGCTGGCGCTGCCTGACCCTGGCGGAAGAACTCCAGGCCGGGCCTCTGGCCCCCTGGCTTCCGGAAGATGCAGACGAGTTTTCCGATCTGGCCGCCGAACTGGCGGAATTGGTGGTGAGCGGTCTGGCCCCGGGCAGAAAAGCCCGGGCGGTGCTGGCCTACGCCCGCATCACCGGCCGCCACGGCCCCTTGAGTCTGAGTCCCGCCGCCCGGGCCGCCTGGTTACAGGCCTGGGCCCGACAGCTGCAACGGGCCCGCCTGCCTCACGCCACCCAGCGTCAGCTCTGGCAGTGGATGGCCCGGCTCATCGCTCCCTGGGTCCGGCACGAGGGGGATGCCCTGGTGCTGCCCTGGCCCGGCGCTCGGCCCCGGGGGCGGCCTTAGGCCTTGAGCGGCGTCACCGCCTCTGACTTCTTCCCACGGTCCTGCCAATCCACGTAGGTAGGAACCCTCACCGGGATTCACCCCCCAAGGAGCAGGTCTCGCGGAAAGGTGGGATCGGGAGGGGGAAGAGAGGACGAAGCTTCGCCATGGGCCGGGAGAGGCCCCTTTGGGGGAAAGGCTAGTCCTCATCCCCCAGCAAGGCGGGAGAAAGCGGTTCCTCTGCACGAAGGGGACCTCACCGCCGGATCAGGCCTGATCCGGGCTCCCTGCACATTGATGTTTCACCGCGGGGGCTTCCCCCCAGCGCCCCCCGGACACCCCAGGGCTCCCGCCCTAGGCATCCCGGACCCCAGGGCCTCGGAGCCCCGGTCAGCACACGGAAAAATCCACCTGCACGTCCCGGGGCGGCGCCATATAGGGGGCGGAGGACACCAGCACCTGGGCTCCGGCGGCCACATAGGCGGCCCCGTTGCCCGCGTGGATGCCTCCAGCGGCGGCCAGCCGGGGCGTCAGCCCCTCCGCCGCCAGAGCCTGACGGCAGGCGGCGATCTGCTCGGGGAAAAACTTTTCCAGCTGCAAAACATCGGCCCCGGCCCGGGCCCAGAGCAGGGCCTCGTCCTGGTTCTTCACCTCCACCACCACTTTTTTCTCCGGCTGGCGCTGTTGCAGCCGGGCGATGCATTCCCGGGGCTCTTCCGAGAGAAAGAGCCGGTGTTCGGGAAAGACCAGCAGGGTTTCGGAGAGGCCCAGGCGGTGCATGACCGCGCCCCCGGCAGCCACGGCCTTGGCCGCCAGAGCCTTGGTGCCCGGGGGATTTTTCCGGGTGCAGGCCACAGGCACGGGGGCGGCCACCCGCACCAGTTCCGCCGCCCCGGTAGCCAGGCCGCTGGCCCATTCCACCAGGATCTGGGCGGTTTTCCAGGCCAGATGC
This sequence is a window from Azospira inquinata. Protein-coding genes within it:
- a CDS encoding TonB-dependent receptor plug domain-containing protein; protein product: MERKIWVGLLGSLLLNGAQGADEPVFTLGEVQVNGSPLQEVAPGSAVVDLEEMRLHDRETVGTALDLLPGVNISKVGARNEQMAYVRGFDLRQVPVFVDGIPVYVPYDGYVDLGRFNTFDLSRIEVSKGFSSLAYGPNTLGGAINLVSRRPTKAFEGEVGGGFTLTDKGEGNGYRAYANVGSNQGSWYFQASASYLDQEYFRLPDSFSRAPGEDGGDRNNSYNRDGKVNLKLGFTPNATDEYSINYINQHGVKGTPPYAGTVAGQTPRYWQWPYWDKDSLYFISSTRFERQTLKFKVYHDTYRNSLFAFDNSNYNSMKFKSSFKSWYNDYTDGASVEDDLDLSASNVLKVAYHWKEDVHREHNAGEPVRHFKDRTQDVAFEDTQKLGERLSLVGGVAFSRRESLEAQDYNSKTGVVSDFKPSDNSATDLQLGLFYKTSETGKLHATMARKSRFPTIKDRYSYRMGTAIPNADLKMERANNYEVGYSDLLAGRWLGEANLFYSDIRDLIQSVRIEPTACSTPPCTQMQNVGHAEAKGVELSLSGSLGPWDLGGNYTYLDRVNLSDPTVRLTDTPRNKLFSFGTLHHGAWSTTGSVEASSYRYSSTDGSQVAHGFAVANLKTGYRFGNGTVVEAGIRNLFDRLYAYSEGFYEEGRTFFVQFNAPL
- a CDS encoding TOBE domain-containing protein; the protein is MSHSPSTLLPSPALAAGWPNPAACDGEHERLAWLERAVRANGMLPVPAAESGSARRAVQEMNNLAGESIAEWVEGDVGCGLRLTYRGRRLAVALVALRQEQDRMLERFGEHFADDLRLLDRVTVRTSARNQFFCRVEHIAEQGIQDRVTLRLPGGQALRASVTRNSAQSLGLTPGQEAVALIKASSMLLVGCGDGEDYSDYNRLCGRISRLQRDADMTEVCVELGAGVTAVAVMANALAANLSLGGNSTLAFRPSAVILGVVA
- a CDS encoding globin family protein translates to MPIPPLQLPPPLPGALREMGEEKLRWRCLTLAEELQAGPLAPWLPEDADEFSDLAAELAELVVSGLAPGRKARAVLAYARITGRHGPLSLSPAARAAWLQAWARQLQRARLPHATQRQLWQWMARLIAPWVRHEGDALVLPWPGARPRGRP
- the modD gene encoding ModD protein: MLTDGELTALLAEDAPYGDLTTQALGIAGCRGRLVFSARQAMRVCGVEEAVRLFLLAGAEAELVHGTGLDAPGGQVLLRAEGPAGSLHLAWKTAQILVEWASGLATGAAELVRVAAPVPVACTRKNPPGTKALAAKAVAAGGAVMHRLGLSETLLVFPEHRLFLSEEPRECIARLQQRQPEKKVVVEVKNQDEALLWARAGADVLQLEKFFPEQIAACRQALAAEGLTPRLAAAGGIHAGNGAAYVAAGAQVLVSSAPYMAPPRDVQVDFSVC